One window from the genome of Bradyrhizobium xenonodulans encodes:
- a CDS encoding SDR family NAD(P)-dependent oxidoreductase: MELKDVAVLITGGGSGLGEATARAMAAKGARIGVIDQNKDNAEKVAAEVKGVALHADVTSEEQIKAAIAKAEAAHGVARVLMNCAGIGGSQRIVGRDGVYPLEKFARIINVNLIGTFNCLRLFAERLVTIEPVGEERGVIINTASVAAYEGQIGQIAYSASKGGVVGLTLPAARDLASQKIRVNTIAPGLFFTPLLMGLNEEARKSLGAQVPHPSRLGDAKEYGSLAVHIVENPMLNGETIRLDGAIRMAPR; this comes from the coding sequence ATGGAATTGAAAGACGTAGCCGTTCTCATCACCGGTGGTGGTTCGGGCCTCGGCGAAGCGACCGCGCGCGCCATGGCGGCCAAGGGCGCCAGGATCGGCGTCATCGACCAGAACAAGGATAACGCCGAGAAGGTCGCCGCCGAGGTGAAGGGCGTTGCGCTCCATGCCGACGTCACCAGCGAAGAGCAGATCAAGGCGGCGATCGCGAAGGCGGAAGCCGCGCATGGCGTTGCCCGCGTGCTGATGAACTGCGCCGGCATCGGCGGCTCGCAGCGCATCGTCGGCCGCGACGGCGTCTACCCGCTCGAAAAGTTCGCGCGCATCATCAACGTCAATCTGATCGGCACGTTCAACTGCCTGCGGCTGTTCGCCGAGCGCCTCGTCACGATCGAGCCCGTCGGCGAGGAGCGCGGCGTCATCATCAATACGGCCTCGGTTGCCGCCTACGAAGGCCAGATCGGTCAGATCGCCTATTCGGCGTCGAAGGGCGGCGTCGTCGGCCTCACGCTTCCGGCCGCGCGCGACCTCGCCAGCCAGAAGATCCGCGTCAACACCATCGCGCCCGGCCTGTTCTTCACGCCGCTGCTGATGGGGCTGAACGAAGAGGCCCGCAAGAGCCTGGGCGCCCAGGTGCCCCATCCCTCGCGTCTCGGCGATGCCAAGGAATACGGTTCGCTCGCGGTGCATATCGTCGAGAACCCGATGCTCAACGGCGAGACCATCCGTCTCGACGGCGCCATCCGCATGGCCCCGCGGTAG
- a CDS encoding acyl-CoA dehydrogenase family protein, protein MNFDFSDDQKQLRDQARKFLTEKCSPKAVRIVLDGKASYDKELWKGLAEMGFLGVAIPEEFGGAGAGHLELCVIAEEMGRANAPVPFSSTVYLAAEALLIAGSDAQKKKWLPAIASGEAIGTLALFEGNGNPSPKNVKLTAANGVLNGIKKPVADGVIADFAVVAARTGSSGRDGDISLFLVDLKAGGVQVKSLTNLDPTRGQAEINFKDCKAEPLGAAGDGWSILTQVLDRAAVLCAFEQVGGSDRALEMGRDYALDRIAFGRQIGSFQAVKHMLADMYVSATLARSNSYYGAWALSTNAAELPEAAAAARISATQAFQHCAKNNIQVHGGMGFTWEFDCHMYYRRANAMALGLGSLTYWEDQLIDRMRKKNAA, encoded by the coding sequence ATGAACTTCGATTTCTCCGACGACCAGAAACAGCTCCGCGATCAGGCGCGCAAGTTCCTCACCGAAAAATGCTCGCCGAAGGCGGTGCGCATCGTGCTGGACGGCAAGGCGTCCTATGACAAGGAGCTGTGGAAGGGCCTCGCCGAGATGGGCTTTCTCGGCGTCGCGATCCCGGAAGAATTCGGCGGTGCCGGCGCCGGCCATCTCGAGCTTTGCGTGATCGCGGAGGAGATGGGCCGGGCCAATGCGCCGGTGCCGTTCTCCTCGACAGTTTATCTCGCCGCCGAAGCGCTGCTGATTGCAGGCAGCGATGCGCAGAAGAAGAAATGGTTGCCGGCGATTGCCTCGGGCGAGGCGATCGGTACGCTGGCGCTGTTCGAGGGCAACGGCAATCCGTCCCCGAAAAACGTCAAGCTCACTGCTGCGAATGGTGTGCTCAACGGCATCAAGAAGCCGGTCGCCGATGGCGTGATTGCCGACTTCGCGGTGGTCGCTGCGCGTACGGGATCGAGCGGCCGCGACGGCGACATCTCGCTGTTCCTGGTTGACCTGAAGGCTGGCGGCGTCCAGGTCAAGAGCCTCACCAATCTCGATCCGACCCGCGGGCAGGCTGAGATCAACTTCAAAGACTGTAAGGCGGAGCCGCTCGGCGCCGCCGGTGACGGCTGGAGCATTCTCACCCAGGTGCTCGACCGCGCCGCGGTGCTGTGTGCGTTCGAGCAGGTTGGCGGCTCCGACCGCGCACTGGAGATGGGCCGCGACTACGCGCTCGACCGCATCGCCTTCGGTCGCCAGATCGGCTCGTTCCAGGCGGTCAAGCACATGCTCGCCGACATGTATGTCTCGGCGACGCTGGCGCGCTCCAACAGCTATTACGGCGCCTGGGCGCTCTCGACCAATGCCGCCGAACTGCCGGAAGCGGCAGCCGCCGCGCGCATCAGCGCGACGCAGGCGTTCCAGCATTGCGCCAAGAACAACATCCAGGTTCACGGCGGCATGGGTTTCACCTGGGAGTTCGACTGCCACATGTATTACCGCCGCGCCAACGCCATGGCGCTCGGGCTCGGCAGCCTCACTTATTGGGAAGACCAGTTGATCGACCGCATGCGGAAGAAGAACGCGGCGTGA
- a CDS encoding AMP-binding protein: protein MSGSAAAVMSKPAFRKVEWLARDIDVERRADGTVVLKSRIPLQAYEKHIPASLAKWAREAPERIWLAQRGGPNREWRKVSYGEAKRTVDALTQGLLNLGLDGRPVAILSGNSIEHALMTQAAMQARSPAAPVSPAYSLMSHDHVKLKYLFDLIKPAVVMVQDGPTFEKALKALDLTGVTVVHVMRPCEGIKSVSFAELAATPVTTDVEASIAKITPDTVGKLLFTSGSTGMPKAVINTQAMMCANAAMMMQVRPRSPDGPISTMLDWMPWNHTMGGNAAFHPVLVDGGTLYIDDGRPMPGQFDETLRNLREISPTYYANVPAGYAALAAAMEKDDALCRSFFKNLSIMAYGGARLPDDLYDRMQALAVKTTGKRIVFYTGWGSTETAPTSTGTYWDTERVGLIGLPFPGVELKMVPCGSKYELRLRGVNVTPGYFGQPDLTKKMFDEEGFYCIGDAGVFVDDSDPVKGIIFAGRVVEDFKLTTGTFVHVGSLRTDAIAAATPVVHDALVAGQDRAFIGLLAWPNLHACRQLVGNADLSFEDAVKHPEVIACFKRGLEAHNKECEGASSRIIARAMLMAEPPSIDGNELTDKGYINQRAGLERRATLVERLYADKPDQDVIVLR from the coding sequence ATGAGTGGAAGCGCGGCGGCGGTGATGTCAAAGCCCGCCTTTCGCAAGGTCGAGTGGCTCGCGCGCGACATCGATGTCGAGCGCCGCGCTGATGGCACGGTGGTGCTGAAGTCGCGCATTCCGCTGCAAGCCTACGAAAAGCACATTCCGGCCTCGCTGGCGAAATGGGCGCGAGAGGCGCCCGAGCGCATCTGGCTCGCGCAGCGCGGCGGCCCCAATCGCGAATGGCGCAAGGTCTCCTACGGCGAAGCCAAGCGCACCGTGGATGCGCTGACGCAAGGTCTGCTCAATCTCGGACTTGATGGCCGTCCCGTTGCGATCCTCTCCGGCAATTCGATCGAGCATGCGCTGATGACGCAGGCCGCGATGCAGGCCCGCTCACCGGCAGCACCGGTGTCGCCGGCCTACTCGTTGATGAGCCACGACCACGTCAAGCTGAAGTATCTGTTCGACCTGATCAAGCCGGCCGTGGTGATGGTGCAGGACGGCCCCACTTTCGAGAAGGCGCTGAAAGCACTCGATCTCACCGGCGTCACCGTCGTTCATGTCATGCGGCCCTGCGAGGGCATCAAGAGCGTCAGCTTCGCGGAGCTTGCGGCGACGCCAGTGACCACCGATGTCGAGGCGTCGATCGCAAAAATCACGCCCGACACCGTCGGCAAGCTGCTGTTCACGTCCGGCTCGACCGGCATGCCCAAGGCCGTCATCAACACGCAAGCGATGATGTGCGCCAATGCTGCCATGATGATGCAGGTGCGCCCGCGCTCGCCTGATGGCCCGATCTCGACCATGCTGGACTGGATGCCGTGGAACCACACCATGGGTGGCAATGCGGCGTTTCATCCTGTGCTGGTCGACGGCGGCACGCTCTATATCGACGACGGCCGGCCGATGCCGGGCCAGTTCGACGAGACGCTGCGCAATCTGCGCGAGATCTCGCCGACCTATTACGCCAACGTGCCCGCCGGCTATGCCGCGCTCGCGGCCGCGATGGAGAAGGACGACGCGCTGTGCCGCTCGTTCTTCAAGAACCTGTCGATCATGGCTTATGGCGGCGCGCGGCTGCCGGATGATCTCTACGACCGTATGCAGGCCCTCGCCGTGAAGACGACCGGCAAGCGCATCGTGTTCTATACCGGCTGGGGCTCGACCGAGACCGCGCCGACCTCGACCGGCACCTATTGGGACACCGAGCGCGTCGGCCTGATCGGCCTGCCGTTCCCCGGCGTCGAATTGAAGATGGTGCCGTGCGGCTCGAAATACGAACTGCGCCTGCGCGGCGTCAACGTCACGCCTGGCTATTTCGGTCAGCCGGATCTGACGAAGAAGATGTTCGATGAGGAAGGTTTTTACTGCATCGGCGATGCCGGAGTCTTCGTCGACGATTCCGATCCGGTGAAGGGCATCATCTTTGCCGGGCGCGTGGTCGAGGATTTCAAGCTCACCACCGGCACCTTCGTGCACGTCGGCTCGCTTCGCACCGACGCGATCGCGGCTGCGACGCCTGTCGTGCATGACGCGCTGGTCGCAGGGCAGGATCGCGCCTTCATCGGCTTGCTGGCCTGGCCCAATTTGCACGCCTGCCGCCAGCTCGTCGGCAATGCCGATCTCAGCTTCGAGGACGCAGTGAAGCATCCCGAGGTGATCGCCTGCTTCAAGCGCGGGCTCGAAGCTCACAACAAGGAATGCGAAGGCGCCAGCAGCCGCATCATCGCGCGCGCGATGCTGATGGCCGAGCCGCCCTCGATCGACGGCAACGAGCTCACCGACAAGGGCTACATCAACCAGCGCGCCGGCCTCGAACGCCGCGCTACGCTGGTGGAGCGGCTGTATGCCGACAAGCCGGATCAAGACGTGATCGTGCTGCGATGA
- a CDS encoding enoyl-CoA hydratase/isomerase family protein — MSQPLLIEHDDGVDRVTLNRPENLNALDPALIDALNVYFQGLQRNRDTRVVVLKGAGKNFCAGLDLKAAMSRRAGQQEPPGVTESLDSQRRIADIVMLMRRCPQPILALVQGAAAGGGFALALASDIRIATKSARMNCAFIKLGLGGCDIGTSYFLPRLVGVSVASELILTGRFIGAERALAVGLVSEVVDEDTLDEAAEPYVDAMMTASPVGLRLSKECLNMSVDAGSLEAAIAMEDRNQVLCSRSEEFSEGIRAFLEKRKPVYIKR; from the coding sequence ATGTCCCAACCGCTGCTGATCGAGCATGACGACGGCGTCGACCGGGTGACGCTCAATCGGCCCGAAAACCTCAACGCACTCGATCCCGCGCTGATCGACGCGCTCAACGTTTACTTCCAGGGCCTCCAGCGTAATCGCGACACACGCGTCGTCGTGCTGAAGGGCGCCGGCAAGAACTTTTGCGCAGGCCTTGATCTCAAGGCGGCGATGTCCCGCCGGGCCGGGCAGCAGGAGCCGCCCGGCGTGACGGAGTCGCTCGACTCGCAACGGCGCATCGCCGACATCGTGATGCTGATGCGGCGCTGTCCGCAGCCGATCCTGGCGCTGGTGCAGGGCGCGGCGGCTGGCGGCGGTTTCGCGCTGGCGCTCGCCTCCGACATCCGCATCGCGACGAAATCGGCGCGGATGAACTGCGCCTTCATCAAGCTTGGCCTCGGCGGCTGCGACATTGGCACCAGCTACTTTCTGCCGCGGCTCGTCGGTGTGTCGGTGGCATCGGAGCTGATCTTGACCGGCCGCTTCATCGGCGCCGAGCGCGCGCTGGCGGTCGGGCTGGTCTCCGAAGTCGTCGACGAGGACACGCTCGATGAAGCGGCCGAGCCTTATGTCGATGCGATGATGACGGCTTCGCCCGTGGGGCTGCGGCTGTCAAAAGAATGCCTCAACATGAGCGTCGATGCCGGATCGCTGGAAGCCGCGATCGCGATGGAGGATCGCAACCAGGTCCTGTGCAGCCGCTCCGAAGAATTTTCGGAAGGCATCAGGGCCTTCCTTGAAAAGCGAAAGCCTGTCTATATCAAGCGCTGA
- a CDS encoding TetR family transcriptional regulator has protein sequence MIERSSIEISLSDIAQKSGANAALVKYHFGNKDGLLLALLARDAATEMSNLEYLLAQPITSTAKLKLHIAGIIRAYHRFPYMNRLIHYLLHESVAGSADEVSKFFVAPLLDFHRRLLAEGVSRGEFRATDPVLFYTSLIGACDHLFFGRHAMSRATGVGPVTDDVCRQYIKHMETLICGGILTQAGEAAAAG, from the coding sequence ATGATCGAACGCTCCTCGATCGAGATCTCGCTGTCCGACATCGCCCAGAAGTCGGGCGCCAACGCCGCGCTGGTCAAATATCATTTCGGCAACAAGGACGGCCTGCTGCTGGCGCTGCTCGCGCGGGATGCCGCGACCGAGATGTCCAACCTCGAATATCTGCTGGCGCAGCCGATCACATCGACGGCGAAGCTGAAGCTGCACATTGCGGGCATCATCCGCGCCTATCACCGGTTCCCCTACATGAACCGGCTGATCCATTATCTGCTGCATGAGAGCGTCGCGGGCTCCGCCGACGAAGTCTCAAAGTTCTTCGTCGCGCCGCTGCTGGACTTTCACCGCCGTCTGCTTGCCGAGGGCGTCAGCCGCGGTGAGTTCCGCGCCACCGATCCGGTGCTGTTCTACACCAGCCTGATCGGTGCCTGCGATCACCTGTTCTTCGGCCGGCACGCGATGTCTCGCGCGACCGGCGTCGGTCCGGTCACCGATGACGTCTGCCGGCAATATATCAAGCACATGGAAACGCTGATCTGCGGCGGCATCCTCACGCAAGCCGGGGAAGCTGCCGCGGCCGGATAA